A section of the Gemmatimonadales bacterium genome encodes:
- the coaE gene encoding dephospho-CoA kinase (Dephospho-CoA kinase (CoaE) performs the final step in coenzyme A biosynthesis.): protein MLRVGLTGNAAAGKSTVLALFKQWGAGVIDSDLLAREAVAPGSPALDAIFKRFGGDLRLPDGSLDRASLRRRVMANDEQRAVLNAIVHPEVARLSQKLEQDARARGDRIIVADIPLLFEVLSPSSFDVVVLVDAPEAVRRSRLLEMRGYSREEADDLLGAQLPSRLKRERSHIVIDNDGTREALEARAREAWMELERRAPAAGG, encoded by the coding sequence ATGCTTAGGGTCGGCCTCACCGGCAACGCCGCCGCGGGCAAGTCCACCGTCCTCGCGCTCTTCAAACAATGGGGCGCGGGCGTCATCGACTCCGACCTGCTCGCGCGCGAGGCCGTGGCGCCCGGCTCCCCGGCGCTGGACGCCATCTTCAAGCGTTTCGGCGGCGATCTCCGGCTGCCCGACGGCTCGCTCGACCGCGCGTCGCTCCGCCGCCGCGTGATGGCGAACGACGAGCAGCGCGCGGTCCTCAATGCCATCGTGCACCCGGAGGTCGCGCGGCTCTCGCAGAAGCTCGAGCAGGACGCGCGAGCCCGTGGCGACCGTATCATCGTAGCCGACATCCCGCTCCTCTTCGAGGTCCTATCGCCCTCGTCGTTCGACGTGGTGGTGCTGGTGGATGCGCCCGAAGCGGTGCGCCGATCGCGGCTCCTGGAGATGCGCGGCTACAGTCGCGAGGAGGCCGATGACCTACTCGGCGCGCAGCTGCCCAGCCGCCTCAAGCGCGAGCGGAGCCATATCGTCATCGACAACGACGGCACGCGCGAAGCGCTCGAAGCGCGCGCCCGCGAAGCCTGGATGGAGCTGGAGCGGAGAGCGCCGGCGGCCGGCGGCTGA
- the gcvH gene encoding glycine cleavage system protein GcvH codes for MSNIPDHLLYTEEHEYVHQTDTDGVVEIGITDYAQGELGDVVYVDLPAAGKKFGKMEPFGTIEAVKAVSELYCPVSGEIVEVNAALEADPSLVNQDPYGAGWMVRLRLRKTDDMDGLLSPDEYASHIGQ; via the coding sequence ATGTCGAACATCCCGGATCACCTGCTCTACACCGAAGAGCATGAATACGTCCACCAGACCGACACCGACGGCGTGGTCGAGATAGGCATCACCGACTACGCGCAGGGCGAGCTGGGAGACGTCGTGTACGTCGACCTGCCCGCTGCCGGGAAGAAGTTCGGCAAGATGGAGCCGTTCGGAACCATCGAGGCCGTGAAGGCCGTCTCCGAGCTCTACTGCCCCGTCTCCGGCGAGATCGTCGAAGTGAACGCCGCGCTCGAAGCAGACCCATCGCTCGTCAACCAGGACCCCTACGGCGCCGGCTGGATGGTCCGCCTCCGGCTCAGGAAAACCGACGACATGGACGGGCTGCTCAGTCCGGACGAATACGCCTCGCACATCGGACAGTGA
- a CDS encoding PIN domain-containing protein — MTVLADAGCLYAMVHRDDAWHERTRHWWEANAEPVLVPVTVIPEVTYMLAKRLGVHAEQGFVRALASGELPIESLEGADVARAADLIGLYADLPLGFVDASIVAMAERLDVTTILTTDRRDFGVVRPAHCPRLRLVP, encoded by the coding sequence GTGACCGTACTGGCCGATGCCGGATGCCTCTACGCGATGGTGCACCGCGACGACGCCTGGCACGAGCGAACCCGTCACTGGTGGGAGGCGAATGCCGAGCCGGTCCTGGTTCCGGTCACGGTGATCCCGGAGGTGACGTACATGCTGGCCAAGCGGCTCGGTGTGCACGCCGAGCAGGGATTCGTGCGCGCGCTGGCGTCCGGCGAGCTGCCGATCGAGTCGCTCGAGGGCGCGGACGTCGCGCGGGCGGCGGACCTCATCGGCCTGTACGCCGACTTGCCGCTGGGGTTCGTGGACGCCTCGATCGTGGCGATGGCCGAGCGTCTCGACGTGACCACCATTCTGACGACGGATCGGCGCGACTTCGGCGTGGTGCGACCGGCGCACTGCCCCCGGCTTCGGCTGGTGCCGTAG
- a CDS encoding thymidine kinase codes for MFHGTQPGWLEVISGVMFAGKSEELIRRVRRAVIAKRKVQVFKSHLDDRYSGVFTVSSHDGTIVEAEPVQSSLEIMERVRADTEVVAVDEAQFLDHGIVSVANALADRGVRVILAGTDSDFRAEGFGAMPDLMASAEIVDKMHAICVVCGGPATRNQRLINGKPAPYESPQIMVGGRESYEARCRHCHEVPRKDEGQGALL; via the coding sequence ATGTTCCACGGCACCCAACCCGGTTGGCTCGAAGTCATCAGCGGCGTGATGTTCGCCGGCAAGAGCGAGGAGCTCATCCGTCGGGTGCGCCGCGCGGTGATAGCGAAGCGAAAGGTGCAGGTCTTCAAGTCGCACCTCGACGATCGCTATAGCGGCGTGTTCACCGTGAGCAGCCACGACGGAACGATAGTCGAGGCCGAGCCGGTGCAGTCGTCGCTCGAGATCATGGAACGGGTGCGCGCCGACACCGAGGTGGTCGCGGTCGACGAGGCGCAGTTCCTCGACCACGGCATCGTCTCCGTGGCCAACGCGCTGGCCGACCGCGGCGTGCGGGTGATCCTCGCGGGCACCGACAGCGACTTCCGCGCCGAGGGCTTCGGTGCGATGCCCGACCTGATGGCGAGCGCGGAGATCGTGGACAAGATGCACGCGATCTGCGTGGTGTGCGGCGGGCCGGCGACCCGCAACCAGCGGCTCATCAACGGCAAGCCCGCGCCCTACGAGTCGCCGCAGATAATGGTGGGCGGCCGCGAGTCGTACGAGGCGCGGTGCCGGCACTGCCACGAGGTGCCGCGGAAAGATGAGGGTCAGGGTGCGCTACTCTAG
- a CDS encoding CopG family transcriptional regulator, whose protein sequence is MKRTTIFIEPSLERRLKALARREGKSFAQCVREAVAQYVAEPKAGKRPLPSFFGIASGGDPDVSERFEELLWTDPHA, encoded by the coding sequence ATGAAGCGCACCACCATCTTCATCGAACCGTCCCTGGAGCGGCGCCTCAAAGCGCTGGCGCGCCGTGAGGGGAAGAGCTTCGCCCAGTGCGTGCGCGAGGCGGTGGCGCAGTACGTCGCGGAGCCGAAGGCCGGCAAGCGTCCCCTGCCGAGCTTCTTCGGGATCGCGTCCGGCGGCGACCCCGACGTGTCCGAGCGCTTCGAGGAGTTGCTCTGGACGGATCCTCACGCGTGA
- the gcvP gene encoding aminomethyl-transferring glycine dehydrogenase has translation MLTSQDDFAARHIGPGPDDTRSMLEAVGYPSLDAFIDAVVPPDIRLGRPLDLPAAKSEAEALAELRGIAAQNQVFRSYIGMGYHDTITPPVILRNILENPGWYTAYTPYQAEIAQGRLEALLNYQTMVSNLTGLEIANASLLDEATAAAEAMHLTHAVVKAGAHTVFLVDEQCHPQTIAVVRTRAEVQGVEIVVADPDRFEFKGGVIGALVQYPATDGRVRDFRALCERAHAAGALVTAATDLLALAVLTPPGEWGADIAIGNSQRFGVPLGYGGPHAAFFATKDQYKRQLPGRIIGVSKDQAGRPGLRMALGTREQHIRREKATSNICTAQVLLAVCAGMYAVWHGPDGIRAIADLVHARTRGLATALKALGFRLLNQAFFDTIAVETDAATAGRVHEAARAKRINLRALSPTRIAVALDETVTSSDLNDLISVFALGRDVPALRADSPRAIPPELARTSPFLTHPVFSRYRSETEMLRYLKKLEDRDLSLTSAMIPLGSCTMKLNATTEMVPVTWREFGGIHPFAPREQTKGYAELFTQLERWLNEITGFHACSLQPNAGSQGEFAGLVVIRAYHRANGQPHRTTCLIPASAHGTNPASAVMAGMQVVVVKTDERGEIDLADLREKAAAHQDALGALMVTYPSTHGVFENTIKEVCRIVHEHGGQVYLDGANMNAQVGLCRPGDVGADVCHLNIHKTFCIPHGGGGPGMGPICVAKHLAPFLPDHPVVPLGVAQPCGTVSAAPWGSPSILPISWAYIAMMGPGGLTDATKVAILSANYVAKRLQGHLELLYAGANGLVAHECILDTRPFKASAGIEVIDIAKRLIDYGFHPPTVSFPVPGTLMIEPTESESKEELDRFCDALIAIRGEIREIENGEADKGNNLLTNAPHPLADLLADEWTRPYSRERAAFPSPATREHKIWPPVGRINDAWGDRNLVCTCPPIEAYAETTD, from the coding sequence ATGCTGACTAGTCAAGACGATTTCGCCGCCCGCCACATCGGCCCCGGCCCCGACGACACGCGCTCCATGCTCGAGGCCGTCGGCTATCCCTCGCTCGACGCGTTCATCGACGCGGTGGTGCCCCCGGACATCCGCCTGGGACGCCCGCTCGACCTCCCCGCCGCGAAGAGTGAAGCGGAGGCGCTCGCGGAGCTTCGCGGGATCGCCGCGCAGAACCAGGTATTCCGCTCGTATATCGGGATGGGATACCACGACACGATCACGCCGCCCGTGATCCTGCGGAATATCCTCGAGAACCCCGGCTGGTACACCGCTTACACGCCCTACCAGGCGGAGATCGCGCAGGGCCGGCTCGAGGCGCTGCTCAACTACCAGACGATGGTTTCGAACCTCACCGGCCTGGAGATCGCCAACGCGTCGCTGCTGGACGAGGCCACGGCAGCGGCCGAAGCGATGCACCTGACGCACGCGGTGGTGAAGGCCGGCGCCCACACCGTCTTCCTGGTCGACGAGCAGTGCCACCCGCAGACCATCGCGGTGGTGCGGACGCGCGCCGAGGTCCAGGGCGTCGAGATCGTGGTCGCGGACCCCGATCGCTTCGAGTTCAAGGGCGGAGTCATCGGCGCGCTGGTGCAGTATCCGGCGACCGACGGCCGGGTGCGTGACTTCCGCGCGCTGTGCGAGCGGGCCCACGCCGCCGGCGCGCTGGTCACGGCGGCTACCGATCTCCTCGCCCTCGCGGTGCTCACTCCGCCCGGTGAGTGGGGCGCCGACATCGCGATCGGAAATTCGCAGCGCTTCGGCGTGCCGCTCGGCTACGGCGGCCCACACGCCGCGTTCTTTGCCACCAAGGACCAGTACAAGCGGCAGCTGCCCGGCCGCATCATCGGCGTCTCCAAGGACCAGGCGGGGAGGCCCGGCCTTCGCATGGCGCTCGGCACGCGCGAGCAGCACATCCGCCGCGAGAAGGCCACCAGTAACATCTGCACTGCGCAGGTGCTGCTGGCCGTGTGCGCCGGGATGTACGCGGTCTGGCACGGCCCCGACGGGATCCGCGCCATCGCCGACCTCGTTCACGCCCGGACCCGCGGCCTCGCGACGGCGCTGAAGGCCCTGGGCTTCCGGCTCCTCAACCAAGCCTTCTTCGACACGATCGCGGTCGAGACCGACGCGGCGACGGCCGGGCGCGTCCACGAAGCCGCGCGGGCCAAGCGGATCAACCTGCGGGCGCTGTCGCCGACGCGCATCGCCGTGGCGCTCGACGAGACAGTAACGTCGTCCGACCTCAACGACCTCATCTCGGTGTTCGCTTTAGGCAGGGACGTACCGGCGCTCCGCGCCGACTCGCCGCGCGCCATCCCGCCGGAGCTGGCGCGGACCAGCCCGTTCCTAACGCACCCGGTCTTCAGCCGCTACCGCTCCGAGACCGAGATGCTGCGCTACCTGAAGAAGCTGGAGGACCGCGACCTCTCCCTCACTTCGGCGATGATCCCGCTCGGCTCATGCACGATGAAGCTCAACGCCACGACCGAGATGGTCCCGGTGACTTGGCGCGAGTTCGGCGGCATCCATCCTTTCGCGCCCCGCGAGCAGACGAAAGGTTACGCGGAACTCTTCACGCAGCTCGAGCGGTGGCTGAACGAGATAACCGGCTTCCACGCCTGCTCGCTCCAGCCCAACGCGGGCTCGCAGGGCGAGTTCGCCGGCCTGGTGGTCATCCGTGCTTACCACCGCGCCAACGGCCAACCACACCGCACCACGTGCCTGATCCCGGCCTCGGCGCATGGTACCAACCCGGCGAGCGCGGTGATGGCGGGGATGCAGGTGGTGGTGGTGAAGACCGACGAGCGCGGCGAGATCGATCTGGCCGACCTGAGGGAGAAGGCGGCCGCGCACCAGGACGCCCTCGGCGCACTGATGGTGACGTATCCGTCCACCCACGGCGTCTTCGAGAACACGATCAAGGAAGTTTGCCGGATCGTGCACGAGCACGGCGGGCAGGTGTACCTGGACGGCGCGAACATGAACGCGCAGGTGGGGCTATGCCGGCCGGGCGACGTCGGCGCCGACGTGTGCCACCTCAACATCCACAAGACCTTCTGCATCCCGCATGGTGGCGGCGGCCCTGGCATGGGGCCGATCTGCGTCGCGAAGCACCTAGCGCCGTTCCTGCCGGACCATCCGGTGGTGCCGTTAGGCGTGGCGCAGCCGTGCGGCACGGTGTCCGCGGCGCCGTGGGGGAGCCCGTCCATCCTTCCCATCTCGTGGGCGTACATCGCGATGATGGGGCCCGGCGGTCTCACCGACGCCACGAAAGTGGCGATACTCAGCGCCAACTACGTGGCGAAGCGGTTGCAGGGACACCTCGAGCTGCTCTACGCGGGAGCCAACGGCCTCGTGGCGCACGAGTGCATCCTCGACACGCGCCCGTTCAAGGCCTCCGCCGGCATCGAGGTGATTGACATCGCCAAGCGGCTGATCGACTACGGCTTCCATCCGCCCACAGTGAGCTTCCCGGTTCCGGGCACCCTGATGATCGAGCCCACGGAGAGCGAATCGAAGGAGGAGCTGGACCGCTTCTGCGACGCGCTGATCGCGATCCGCGGCGAGATCAGGGAGATCGAGAACGGCGAGGCGGACAAGGGGAACAACCTGCTCACCAACGCGCCGCACCCGCTGGCGGATCTGCTGGCCGACGAGTGGACGCGCCCCTACTCGCGCGAGCGGGCGGCGTTCCCGAGTCCCGCGACACGGGAGCACAAGATCTGGCCGCCGGTGGGCCGGATCAACGATGCGTGGGGCGACCGGAACCTGGTCTGCACCTGTCCGCCCATAGAGGCGTACGCCGAGACCACCGACTGA